In Tachysurus fulvidraco isolate hzauxx_2018 chromosome 25, HZAU_PFXX_2.0, whole genome shotgun sequence, the following proteins share a genomic window:
- the gcm2 gene encoding chorion-specific transcription factor GCMb, translating to MSKSSDQFDNSDCVCSFGMKLTWDINDPKLPQDTKQYDAFQEWTDGYVRYIYSAEDKNAQRHLSGWAMRNTNNHNCQILKKSCLGVVVCSRNCTLADGTKLQLRPAICDKARQKQQKKLCPNCSSALELVPCRGHSGYPVTNFWRVDGKAIFFQAKGVHDHPRPESKSETEARRSAVKRRMASPHFSQKRRLVEPEPGRYHDMPFPNIHQLTMETPDRFSIIAESNFPIQTQHYTPFQNTEPYKFPYDTHAPAAMADAASPLQKPSNHRLYMARPPCGYDFAVPGYLSSAPYPTALYKDPASPHSEAELNKSCSGLSGMPNTTSSLPNHERSYPDATNKHHSWKQILGKGPYGERGEYPQLSANANHYYNTEYPCRYTGPTPTTPTALQTIITTTTKVSYQPCPKPSVVKYGESIYDMKGLSNCNSLIEETSPNSYSELKIPEDSSVIKTALSYHDSVPTKIERTENFEGYRYSSYSSNGCPERLAHPYRYEGGEY from the exons ATGTCAAAATCGTCAGATCAGTTTGACAATTCAGACTGCGTGTGTTCGTTCGGAATGAAGCTGACGTGGGACATTAACGACCCTAAACTTCCACAG GACACAAAGCAGTATGATGCATTTCAGGAGTGGACAGATGGTTATGTTCGATACATATACAGTGCGGAGGACAAAAACGCACAGCGCCATTTGAGCGGCTGGGCTATGCGCAACACCAACAACCACAACTGtcaaatcttaaaaaaatccTGCTTGGGTGTCGTGGTTTGCTCAAGAAACTGCACACTGGCAGACGGCACCAAACTCCAACTGCGGCCTGCCATTTGTGACAAAGCCCGACAGAAGCAGCAAA aaaaactttgtCCCAACTGCAGCTCGGCTCTAGAGCTGGTTCCGTGTCGTGGACATAGCGGTTATCCCGTCACCAATTTCTGGAGAGTGGACGGCAAAGCCATATTTTTCCAG GCTAAAGGCGTTCATGACCATCCGCGACCTGAGAGTAAGTCGGAAACTGAGGCGAGAAGAAGCGCAGTGAAAAGAAGGATGGCTTCCCCTCACTTCTCGCAGAAAAGAAGACTTGTAGAACcagag cCTGGCCGCTACCACGATATGCCCTTCCCCAACATCCACCAGCTCACCATGGAGACCCCTGATCGTTTCAGCATTATTGCTGAATCCAATTTCCCCATCCAGACACAGCACTACACACCATTCCAAAACACGGAGCCTTACAAGTTCCCCTATGACACACATGCTCCAGCAGCCATGGCTGATGCTGCAAGCCCTCTGCAGAAACCTTCTAACCACCGCCTGTACATGGCAAGACCCCCATGTGGATATGACTTTGCAGTGCCAGGCTACCTTAGTTCTGCACCCTATCCCACAGCACTCTATAAGGACCCTGCCAGCCCTCACAGTGAGGCTGAACTCAATAAAAGTTGTTCTGGCCTGAGTGGGATGCCTAACACAACCAGCTCACTCCCAAACCATGAGCGTTCTTATCCAGATGCCACCAACAAGCACCATAGCTGGAAGCAGATCCTGGGCAAAGGGCCATATGGAGAAAGGGGGGAATACCCACAGCTTTCTGCAAACGCCAACCATTATTACAACACTGAATACCCATGCAGGTACACAGGACCCACTCCAACTACTCCGACAGCCCTTCAGACCATCATAACCACCACCACTAAAGTGTCCTACCAGCCCTGTCCTAAACCATCTGTGGTAAAATATGGTGAGAGTATCTATGACATGAAGGGTCTGTCAAACTGTAACTCTCTCATAGAGGAGACCTCCCCCAACTCCTACTCTGAATTGAAGATCCCAGAGGATTCAAGTGTCATAAAAACAGCTCTGTCCTACCATGATTCAGTCCCCACAAAAATTGAAAGAACTGAGAACTTTGAAGGCTACCGTTACAGCAGCTACAGCTCCAACGGCTGCCCCGAGAGACTGGCACATCCATACAGGTATGAAGGCGGAGAGTACTGA